The Hydrogenophaga crocea genome contains a region encoding:
- a CDS encoding DUF599 domain-containing protein, whose product MKILTILPWADWLALVCFFSLWVGYAVFAKTWARQRPSLLATTNRYRRYWMEQAITRDPRMLDGLITQNLSTTPAFFSSTSILVIGALFALLGTTDKASELMSEIPFAQATTLLVFEFKILVLIAIFVYSFFRFSWSMRQYTFVALVIGSMPAPERFESGEFDRRAYADRAAALVASAAETMNDGLRAYYFSFALLGWFVSPLAMVIATTVVVAILYSREFRSEVLHILRD is encoded by the coding sequence GTGAAGATACTGACCATCCTCCCCTGGGCAGACTGGCTTGCGCTGGTCTGCTTTTTTTCGTTGTGGGTGGGCTATGCGGTGTTCGCCAAGACCTGGGCGCGGCAGCGGCCCTCGCTGCTGGCCACCACCAACCGCTACCGCCGCTACTGGATGGAGCAGGCCATCACGCGCGACCCGCGCATGCTCGATGGCCTGATCACGCAGAACCTCTCGACCACGCCCGCGTTCTTCTCGTCCACCTCGATCCTGGTCATCGGCGCGCTGTTCGCGCTGCTCGGCACCACCGACAAGGCCAGCGAGCTCATGAGCGAGATCCCGTTCGCGCAGGCCACCACGCTGCTGGTCTTCGAGTTCAAGATCCTGGTGCTGATCGCGATCTTCGTGTACTCGTTCTTCCGCTTTTCCTGGTCCATGCGGCAGTACACCTTCGTGGCGCTGGTGATCGGCTCGATGCCAGCGCCCGAACGCTTCGAATCGGGCGAGTTCGACCGCCGCGCCTACGCCGACCGCGCGGCCGCGCTCGTGGCCTCCGCGGCCGAAACCATGAACGACGGCCTGCGCGCGTACTACTTTTCGTTCGCCCTGCTGGGCTGGTTCGTGTCGCCGCTGGCCATGGTGATCGCCACCACGGTGGTGGTCGCCATCCTCTACAGCCGCGAGTTCCGCTCCGAGGTGTTGCACATCCTGCGGGACTGA
- the dnaE gene encoding DNA polymerase III subunit alpha, translating to MFVHLRLHTEFSVVDGTNRIDDVIAAAAADHQPALAITDLNNLFGAVKFYKAGRDKGVKPVIGAEVLLQGFSEETPNAMPGAHQPPLPRVLLLVQDKQGYLNLCELLARAWTRNVVRDQAVIKREWLEELNAGLILLSGAQAGPVGQALLAGDAQRAGELALQLASLFPHRFYLELQRAGRADDERHVVAAVQLAARLHLPVVATHPVQFLTADDYESHEARVCIAEGEILANNRRVRRFTREQWFKPAADMAALFADLPSAVANTVEIARRCNLTLVLGKPQLPNFPTPLIDGVPMPMADFFRQSSYEGLEERLAHLYPDPAVRDQQRPRYVQRLEFEIGTILKMGFPGYFLIVGDFINWAKNNGCPVGPGRGSGAGSLVAYALKITDLDPLQYNLLFERFLNPERVSMPDFDIDFCQGNRDRVIEYVKQKYGKEAVSQIATFGTMAARAAIRDVGRVLDLSYGFCDGISKLVPNKPGMSVTLQYPPVPKKEGDKNNYALEMEPVLAERVQKEEDVKTLIELAQKLEGMTRNVGMHAGGVLIAPGKLTDFCPLYAQPGSDSAVSQYDKDDVEAIGLVKFDFLGLATLTILEIAREFIVKRHKGRENFRFEDVPLDDPKVYALFARGQTEAVFQFESRGMQGMLRDAKPTRLEDLIALNALYRPGPMDLIPSFVARKHGREEVVYPHPAVADMLSETYGIMVYQEQVMQTAQILGGYSLGGADLLRRAMGKKKAEEMAEHREKFRAGALATHGIDQDKADEIFDLMEKFAGYGFNKSHAAAYSLLAYHTGWLKVHYTAEFFCANMTVEMDDTDKLKVLFEDAQKMGMAFEPPDVNRGGYRFEPVTDKLIRYGLGAIKGTGQQAIEAIVAAREGRGEGPNGNESGPFRSLFDFCLRVDRSRINKRTVEALIKAGAFDTLHLNRAELLASLDIAFEYAATTQANAHQGGLFDMLGGPDGEAGHGSSTQEPDLVRVTPWGVKEKLTNEKSAIGYYFSGHLFDEVEREVRRFARTRLVDVVDSRDPVILAGIVTDFRVINGQRGKLALFKIDDKTAVLETSADENLINQHRALLKDDELIVVQAVAQPDRFSGGLRLKLQQIWDLATARCRFGKYLRVAVNGHAPAIAQLVREFPPKREETEQGELVRGLPVRLALQRAGAQCELQLDDRALFFPTDAALASWTAQAHEQRAEIVFD from the coding sequence ATGTTCGTACACCTGCGCCTGCACACCGAGTTCTCCGTCGTCGACGGCACCAACCGCATCGACGACGTGATCGCCGCCGCCGCGGCCGACCACCAGCCCGCGCTGGCCATCACCGATCTCAACAACCTGTTCGGCGCCGTCAAGTTCTACAAGGCGGGCCGCGACAAGGGTGTCAAGCCCGTGATCGGCGCCGAGGTGCTGCTGCAGGGCTTCAGCGAAGAAACCCCCAACGCCATGCCGGGCGCGCACCAGCCGCCGCTGCCGCGCGTGCTGCTGCTGGTGCAGGACAAGCAGGGCTACCTCAACCTGTGCGAACTGCTCGCGCGCGCCTGGACGCGCAACGTGGTGCGCGACCAGGCCGTGATCAAGCGCGAGTGGCTCGAAGAACTCAACGCCGGCCTGATCCTGCTGTCGGGCGCGCAGGCGGGCCCCGTGGGCCAGGCGCTGCTGGCCGGTGACGCGCAGCGCGCCGGCGAGCTCGCGCTGCAACTGGCCTCGCTGTTTCCGCACCGCTTCTACCTGGAGCTGCAACGCGCCGGCCGCGCCGACGACGAGCGCCACGTGGTGGCCGCGGTGCAACTGGCCGCGCGGCTGCACCTGCCGGTGGTGGCCACGCACCCGGTGCAATTCCTCACCGCCGACGACTACGAGTCGCACGAGGCGCGCGTGTGCATCGCCGAGGGCGAGATCCTGGCCAACAACCGGCGCGTGCGCCGCTTCACGCGCGAGCAGTGGTTCAAGCCCGCGGCCGACATGGCCGCGCTGTTCGCCGACCTGCCTTCGGCCGTGGCCAACACGGTGGAGATCGCGCGCCGCTGCAACCTCACGCTGGTGCTGGGCAAGCCGCAGCTGCCCAACTTCCCCACGCCGCTGATCGACGGTGTGCCCATGCCCATGGCCGACTTCTTCCGCCAGTCCTCGTACGAGGGCCTGGAAGAGCGCCTGGCCCACCTCTACCCCGACCCGGCCGTGCGCGACCAGCAGCGCCCGCGCTACGTGCAGCGGCTCGAGTTCGAGATCGGCACCATCCTCAAGATGGGTTTCCCGGGTTACTTCCTGATCGTGGGCGACTTCATCAACTGGGCCAAGAACAACGGCTGCCCCGTGGGCCCGGGCCGCGGCTCGGGCGCGGGCTCGCTGGTGGCCTACGCGCTCAAGATCACCGACCTCGACCCGCTGCAATACAACCTGCTGTTCGAGCGCTTCCTCAACCCCGAGCGGGTGTCCATGCCCGACTTCGACATCGACTTCTGCCAGGGCAACCGCGACCGCGTCATCGAGTACGTGAAGCAGAAGTACGGCAAGGAGGCGGTGAGCCAGATCGCCACCTTCGGCACCATGGCCGCGCGCGCGGCCATCCGCGACGTGGGGCGCGTGCTCGACCTCTCGTACGGCTTCTGCGACGGCATCTCCAAGCTCGTGCCCAACAAGCCCGGCATGAGCGTGACCCTGCAGTACCCGCCGGTGCCCAAGAAAGAGGGCGACAAGAACAACTACGCGCTCGAGATGGAGCCGGTGCTGGCCGAGCGCGTGCAGAAGGAAGAAGACGTCAAGACCCTGATCGAGCTCGCGCAAAAGCTCGAGGGCATGACGCGCAACGTGGGCATGCACGCCGGGGGCGTGCTGATCGCCCCGGGCAAGCTGACCGACTTCTGCCCGCTCTACGCGCAGCCGGGCAGCGATTCGGCCGTGAGCCAGTACGACAAGGACGACGTCGAGGCCATCGGCCTGGTGAAGTTCGACTTCCTGGGCCTGGCCACGCTGACCATCCTGGAGATCGCGCGCGAGTTCATCGTCAAGCGCCACAAGGGCCGCGAGAACTTCCGCTTCGAGGACGTGCCGCTCGACGACCCCAAGGTGTATGCGCTGTTCGCGCGCGGCCAGACCGAGGCCGTGTTCCAGTTTGAAAGCCGCGGCATGCAGGGCATGCTGCGCGACGCCAAGCCCACGCGGCTCGAAGACCTGATCGCGCTCAACGCGCTGTACCGGCCAGGCCCGATGGACCTGATCCCCAGCTTCGTGGCGCGCAAGCACGGCCGCGAAGAGGTGGTGTACCCGCACCCCGCGGTGGCCGACATGCTCAGCGAGACCTACGGGATCATGGTCTACCAGGAGCAGGTGATGCAGACCGCGCAGATCCTGGGCGGCTACTCGCTCGGCGGCGCCGACCTGCTGCGCCGCGCGATGGGCAAGAAGAAGGCCGAGGAGATGGCCGAGCACCGCGAGAAATTCCGCGCCGGTGCGCTCGCCACCCACGGCATCGATCAGGACAAGGCCGACGAGATCTTCGACCTGATGGAGAAGTTCGCGGGCTACGGCTTCAACAAGTCGCACGCCGCCGCGTACTCGCTGCTCGCGTACCACACGGGCTGGCTCAAGGTTCATTACACGGCCGAGTTCTTCTGCGCGAACATGACCGTGGAAATGGACGACACCGACAAGCTCAAGGTGTTGTTCGAGGACGCGCAGAAGATGGGCATGGCCTTCGAGCCGCCCGACGTCAACCGCGGCGGCTACCGCTTCGAGCCCGTCACCGACAAGCTGATCCGCTACGGCCTGGGGGCCATCAAGGGCACGGGCCAGCAGGCCATCGAGGCCATCGTGGCCGCGCGCGAAGGCCGCGGCGAAGGCCCGAACGGCAACGAGAGCGGCCCGTTCCGCAGCCTGTTCGACTTCTGCCTGCGCGTGGACCGCTCGCGCATCAACAAGCGCACGGTCGAGGCGCTGATCAAGGCCGGGGCCTTCGACACCCTGCACCTCAACCGCGCCGAGCTGCTGGCCTCGCTGGACATCGCTTTCGAGTACGCCGCGACCACGCAGGCCAACGCCCACCAGGGCGGGCTGTTCGACATGCTCGGCGGCCCGGACGGTGAAGCGGGCCATGGCTCGAGCACGCAGGAGCCCGACCTGGTGCGCGTGACGCCCTGGGGCGTGAAGGAAAAGCTCACCAACGAGAAGAGCGCCATCGGCTATTACTTCTCGGGCCATCTGTTCGACGAGGTGGAGCGCGAGGTGCGGCGCTTCGCGCGCACGCGCCTGGTCGACGTGGTGGACAGCCGCGACCCGGTGATCCTCGCGGGCATCGTCACCGACTTCCGCGTCATCAACGGCCAGCGCGGCAAGCTCGCGCTGTTCAAGATCGACGACAAGACCGCGGTGCTCGAGACCAGCGCCGACGAGAACCTGATCAACCAGCACCGCGCGCTGCTCAAGGACGACGAGCTCATCGTGGTGCAGGCCGTGGCCCAGCCCGACCGCTTCTCGGGCGGCCTGCGCCTGAAGCTGCAGCAGATCTGGGACCTGGCCACGGCGCGCTGCCGCTTCGGCAAGTACCTGCGCGTGGCGGTCAACGGCCACGCGCCGGCCATTGCGCAGCTGGTGCGCGAATTCCCGCCCAAGCGCGAGGAGACCGAGCAGGGCGAGCTGGTGCGTGGCCTGCCGGTGCGGCTGGCGCTGCAGCGCGCGGGCGCGCAGTGCGAACTGCAGCTCGACGACCGCGCGCTGTTCTTCCCCACCGACGCAGCGCTCGCGAGCTGGACCGCGCAGGCGCACGAGCAGCGCGCGGAGATCGTGTTCGATTGA
- a CDS encoding AbrB/MazE/SpoVT family DNA-binding domain-containing protein — protein MHTLKLTQIGNSVGVILPKEALAKLRLEKGQTVFLTETPEGLVLTPYDPSLEEQIEAGRAFMRDYRDTFHQLAK, from the coding sequence ATGCACACGCTCAAACTCACCCAGATCGGCAATTCCGTGGGCGTGATCCTGCCCAAGGAGGCCTTGGCCAAGCTGCGATTGGAGAAGGGGCAGACCGTCTTCCTGACAGAAACCCCCGAAGGCCTGGTGTTGACGCCGTATGACCCGTCACTCGAGGAGCAGATCGAGGCGGGCCGCGCCTTCATGCGGGACTACCGCGACACCTTTCATCAACTGGCCAAATGA
- a CDS encoding type II toxin-antitoxin system death-on-curing family toxin translates to MNWRWVDRGALMLLHDESLAEHGGRAGLRDEGLLESALGRPRNLAAYGAPDVADLAASYAVGLAKNHAFVDGNKRAAFLAMGLFLYLNGRRLVATQADATLTMLNVAAGAIDEAALAAWIRRNSVDRV, encoded by the coding sequence ATGAACTGGCGCTGGGTCGACAGGGGCGCGCTGATGCTCCTGCACGACGAAAGCCTCGCGGAGCACGGCGGGCGCGCAGGGCTTCGGGACGAAGGACTGCTGGAGTCCGCGCTGGGTCGACCTCGAAATCTCGCGGCCTATGGCGCGCCCGACGTGGCCGATCTGGCTGCCAGCTATGCGGTGGGTCTGGCCAAGAACCATGCTTTTGTCGATGGCAACAAACGCGCGGCCTTCCTCGCGATGGGCTTGTTCCTTTATCTGAACGGTCGGCGGCTCGTGGCCACACAGGCCGACGCAACGCTGACCATGCTGAACGTTGCCGCAGGCGCCATTGACGAGGCGGCATTGGCCGCATGGATCCGGCGCAACAGCGTGGACCGGGTCTGA
- the tolA gene encoding cell envelope integrity protein TolA, with protein sequence MRSTADHLDLAPPPTGRWGGAVGKAVVVHALLIAALTWGVSWRRDAVTPAVEAEIWSRLPQEAAPRAVEPPPPPPAPAPPSPPPPPAPAPQPAPPPPPPAPAPAPAQPDIATQQAKAKAEAAAREREQRRLAEEKRERERELAEKKAAAEKKAAAEKKAAAEKAAAEKKAQAERERQQRLAEEKRAAEKKAADERRQAQVQEQLRKEQLARMMGQAGASGGPQSTGTAQQSSGPSSSYAGKVVARIKPNIVFTEVAPGNPRAEVEVKVAPDGTITGRRLTKSSGNPAWDEAVLRAIDRTGTLPRDIDGRVPPSMLLGLRPED encoded by the coding sequence ATGCGATCCACTGCCGACCACCTCGACCTCGCCCCGCCGCCCACCGGCCGCTGGGGCGGCGCCGTGGGCAAGGCCGTCGTCGTGCATGCCCTGCTCATCGCCGCCCTCACCTGGGGCGTGAGCTGGCGCCGCGACGCCGTCACGCCCGCGGTCGAGGCCGAGATCTGGTCGCGTCTGCCGCAAGAGGCCGCGCCACGCGCCGTCGAACCCCCGCCGCCGCCGCCCGCGCCGGCCCCCCCATCGCCGCCACCGCCGCCGGCTCCCGCGCCGCAACCGGCGCCGCCGCCGCCCCCACCGGCCCCGGCCCCCGCGCCCGCCCAGCCCGACATCGCGACCCAGCAAGCCAAGGCCAAGGCCGAAGCCGCCGCGCGCGAGCGCGAACAACGCCGCCTGGCCGAAGAAAAGCGCGAGCGCGAACGAGAGCTGGCCGAGAAGAAAGCGGCGGCCGAGAAAAAGGCCGCGGCGGAAAAGAAGGCGGCCGCCGAAAAAGCCGCCGCCGAGAAGAAGGCCCAGGCCGAGCGCGAGCGCCAGCAGCGCCTGGCCGAAGAGAAGCGCGCGGCCGAGAAGAAGGCCGCCGACGAGCGCCGCCAGGCCCAGGTGCAGGAGCAGCTGCGCAAGGAACAGCTGGCCCGCATGATGGGCCAGGCCGGCGCCAGCGGCGGCCCGCAGAGCACGGGCACAGCGCAACAGTCGAGCGGGCCATCGTCGAGCTATGCGGGCAAGGTGGTGGCGCGCATCAAGCCCAACATCGTGTTCACCGAGGTGGCGCCGGGCAACCCGCGCGCCGAGGTCGAGGTGAAGGTGGCCCCCGACGGCACCATCACGGGCCGCCGCCTCACCAAGAGCAGCGGCAACCCGGCCTGGGACGAAGCGGTGCTGCGCGCCATCGACCGCACGGGCACGCTGCCGCGCGACATCGACGGTCGCGTGCCGCCTTCGATGCTGCTGGGACTGCGGCCAGAAGACTGA
- a CDS encoding ExbD/TolR family protein, which produces MAKLAPRGRGRRTVNEINMVPFIDVMLVLLIIFMVTAPLITPSQIALPSVGQAQRQPDRFVQVVIDKNEELRVVEGRASAEGVPVPLNLLALRVRELQSAEGSDPATVPVIISADKTVRYESVVRVMDTLQKNGVQRVGLAVQAGR; this is translated from the coding sequence ATGGCCAAGCTCGCCCCCCGCGGCCGCGGCCGCCGCACCGTCAACGAGATCAACATGGTCCCGTTCATCGACGTGATGCTGGTGCTGCTGATCATCTTCATGGTCACGGCGCCGCTGATCACGCCGAGCCAGATCGCGCTGCCCAGCGTGGGCCAGGCCCAGCGCCAGCCCGACCGCTTCGTGCAGGTGGTGATCGACAAGAACGAAGAGCTGCGCGTGGTCGAAGGCCGCGCGAGCGCCGAGGGCGTGCCCGTGCCCCTGAACCTGCTCGCGCTGCGCGTGCGCGAGTTGCAAAGCGCCGAGGGCAGCGACCCGGCGACCGTGCCCGTGATCATCAGCGCCGACAAGACCGTGCGCTACGAGTCCGTGGTCCGGGTGATGGACACGTTGCAGAAGAACGGTGTGCAGCGCGTGGGCCTCGCGGTGCAGGCCGGCCGCTGA
- the tolQ gene encoding protein TolQ, translating to MTPDLSIVQLMLHATWVVQAVVLLLVLMSLLSWAAIFRKLGTLKRVKGKNDEFEREFWSGANLNELYAAATQNARQGGPMERIFASGMREYQKLRERRITDSGALLDGARRAMRASFQRELDVLEANLSFLGTVGSVAPYVGLFGTVWGIMHAFTGLASLAQVTLATVAPGIAEALVATAIGLFAAIPAVVAYNRFTHDIDRVANGLETFMEEFSNILQRNLGVQPAHPSASASSF from the coding sequence ATGACCCCTGATCTCTCCATCGTCCAGCTCATGCTCCACGCGACCTGGGTGGTCCAGGCCGTGGTGCTGCTGCTCGTGCTGATGTCGCTGCTCAGCTGGGCCGCGATCTTTCGCAAGCTGGGCACGCTCAAGCGCGTGAAAGGCAAGAACGACGAATTCGAGCGCGAGTTCTGGTCGGGCGCCAACCTCAACGAGCTCTACGCGGCGGCCACGCAGAACGCCCGCCAGGGCGGCCCCATGGAACGCATCTTCGCCAGCGGCATGCGCGAGTACCAGAAGCTGCGCGAGCGCCGCATCACCGACAGCGGCGCCCTGCTCGATGGCGCGCGCCGCGCCATGCGCGCGAGCTTCCAGCGCGAGCTCGACGTGCTCGAAGCCAATCTCTCGTTCCTGGGCACCGTGGGCTCGGTTGCGCCCTATGTGGGCCTGTTCGGCACGGTCTGGGGCATCATGCACGCCTTCACCGGCCTGGCCTCGCTGGCCCAGGTCACGCTGGCCACGGTGGCGCCCGGCATCGCCGAAGCGCTCGTGGCCACGGCCATCGGCCTGTTCGCGGCCATCCCCGCGGTGGTCGCCTACAACCGCTTCACGCACGACATCGACCGCGTGGCCAACGGCCTGGAGACCTTCATGGAGGAGTTCTCCAACATCCTGCAGCGCAACCTCGGCGTGCAACCGGCCCACCCCAGCGCCAGCGCATCGAGCTTCTGA
- the ybgC gene encoding tol-pal system-associated acyl-CoA thioesterase, which produces MSAAPSGQPPFAWRVRVYWEDTDAGGIVFYANYLKFFERARTEWLRARGVEQQRLRETAGGLFVVSGTELRYHRPARLDDLLLVTADVTEAGRASLTIAQTARRDAPGGELLCEGTIRIGWVDANTVAPRRMPPELLHALGLGTGPG; this is translated from the coding sequence GTGAGCGCCGCGCCCAGCGGCCAGCCCCCGTTCGCCTGGCGCGTGCGCGTCTACTGGGAAGACACCGACGCGGGCGGCATCGTCTTCTACGCCAACTACCTCAAGTTCTTCGAGCGCGCGCGCACCGAGTGGCTGCGCGCGCGCGGCGTCGAACAGCAGCGCCTGCGCGAAACCGCCGGCGGCCTGTTCGTGGTGAGCGGCACCGAGCTGCGCTACCACCGCCCGGCCCGGCTCGATGATTTGCTTCTGGTTACCGCCGACGTGACGGAAGCCGGCCGCGCGTCCCTGACAATCGCGCAGACCGCGCGCCGCGACGCCCCGGGGGGTGAACTGCTGTGCGAAGGCACCATCCGCATCGGCTGGGTCGACGCCAACACCGTGGCGCCGCGCCGCATGCCCCCCGAACTGCTGCACGCCCTGGGCCTGGGCACAGGCCCGGGCTGA
- a CDS encoding pyridoxal phosphate-dependent aminotransferase, with amino-acid sequence MKISARAQRVDPFYVMEVAKAAAREAASAARPVIALNIGEPDFTAPPLVQQAAERAIRDGRSQYTNALGLPALREAIAGWYFTRWGHQVDPSRIVVTAGASAALQLACLALIDAGDEVLMPDPSYPCNRQFVQAAEGRAVMVPCGPEQRFQLSADQVRSQWGARTRGVLLASPSNPTGTSIARDELQRIAAEVRARDGITLIDEIYLGLSYDTAFGQTALSLPDGLGESVISVNSFSKYFNMTGWRLGWLVLPPALVPAVERLAQNLFICASAIAQHAALACFEAESLHEYERRRAAFQARRDVFIPELNRLGLHVPVVPDGAFYAWADIREAAARWGLAPGGAQPEDAQSWRFAFELLRRCQIAATPGRDFAQADPGRYLRFSTASSLEQLQEAVARLEAAL; translated from the coding sequence ATGAAGATCTCGGCCCGCGCACAGCGCGTCGATCCCTTCTACGTCATGGAAGTGGCCAAGGCGGCCGCGCGCGAGGCCGCCAGCGCGGCCCGCCCCGTGATCGCGCTCAACATCGGCGAGCCCGATTTCACCGCGCCGCCGCTGGTGCAGCAGGCCGCCGAGCGCGCCATCCGCGACGGCCGCAGCCAGTACACCAACGCCCTGGGCCTGCCCGCGCTGCGCGAGGCCATCGCGGGCTGGTACTTCACGCGCTGGGGCCACCAGGTCGATCCCTCGCGCATCGTGGTCACGGCGGGCGCATCGGCCGCGCTGCAGCTGGCCTGCCTCGCGCTCATCGACGCGGGCGACGAAGTGCTCATGCCCGACCCGAGCTACCCCTGCAACCGCCAGTTCGTGCAGGCGGCAGAGGGCCGCGCGGTGATGGTGCCCTGCGGCCCCGAGCAGCGCTTCCAGCTCAGCGCCGATCAGGTGCGCAGCCAGTGGGGCGCGCGCACGCGCGGCGTGCTGCTGGCCTCGCCCTCCAACCCCACGGGCACCTCGATCGCGCGCGACGAGCTGCAGCGCATCGCCGCCGAGGTGCGCGCGCGCGACGGCATCACGCTGATCGACGAGATCTACCTGGGCCTGAGCTACGACACCGCCTTCGGCCAGACCGCGCTCTCGCTGCCCGACGGTCTGGGCGAGTCGGTGATCAGCGTCAACAGCTTCAGCAAGTACTTCAACATGACGGGCTGGCGCCTGGGCTGGCTGGTGCTGCCGCCCGCGCTGGTGCCCGCGGTGGAGCGGCTGGCGCAAAACCTCTTCATCTGCGCGAGCGCGATCGCGCAGCATGCCGCGCTGGCCTGCTTCGAAGCGGAAAGCCTGCACGAGTACGAGCGCCGCCGCGCGGCCTTCCAGGCGCGGCGCGATGTCTTCATTCCCGAGCTCAACCGCCTCGGTCTGCACGTGCCCGTGGTGCCCGACGGCGCCTTCTACGCCTGGGCCGACATCCGCGAGGCCGCCGCCCGCTGGGGCCTGGCGCCCGGTGGCGCACAGCCCGAAGACGCGCAGAGCTGGCGCTTCGCCTTCGAGCTGCTGCGCCGCTGCCAGATCGCGGCCACGCCGGGCCGCGACTTCGCGCAGGCCGACCCGGGCCGCTACCTGCGTTTTTCCACCGCCAGCTCCCTGGAGCAGCTCCAGGAGGCGGTCGCCCGGCTGGAGGCCGCGCTGTGA
- the nusB gene encoding transcription antitermination factor NusB has product MSTQDNAAHRKATDKSARTRAREFALQALYQHLVGRNPVDAIDAFTRDLSGFHKCDSLHFDALVRGCTAQGAELDALIAPRLDRPLAELSPIEHGVLWIGVYEFQHCPDVPWRVVLNECIELAKSFGGTDGHKFVNGVLHPLAEQLRPAEVAAAPRAGTRR; this is encoded by the coding sequence ATGAGCACGCAAGACAACGCCGCCCACCGCAAGGCCACCGACAAGTCGGCGCGCACGCGCGCGCGCGAGTTCGCGCTGCAGGCGCTCTACCAGCACCTGGTGGGCCGCAACCCGGTGGACGCGATCGACGCCTTCACGCGCGACCTCTCGGGCTTCCACAAGTGCGACAGCCTGCACTTTGACGCGCTGGTGCGCGGCTGCACCGCGCAGGGCGCCGAGCTCGACGCGCTGATCGCGCCGCGCCTGGACCGCCCGCTGGCCGAACTCTCGCCCATCGAGCACGGCGTGCTCTGGATCGGCGTGTACGAATTCCAGCACTGCCCCGATGTGCCCTGGCGCGTGGTGCTCAACGAGTGCATCGAACTCGCCAAGTCCTTCGGCGGCACCGACGGCCACAAGTTCGTCAACGGCGTGCTGCACCCGCTGGCCGAACAGCTGCGCCCGGCCGAGGTCGCCGCCGCTCCGCGCGCGGGCACGCGCCGATGA
- the ribH gene encoding 6,7-dimethyl-8-ribityllumazine synthase, whose amino-acid sequence MFGADKGTAGALDGKRLHIGIVQARFNEAITDALFQACHAELLALGVQEKNIAHVKVPGALEVPVVLQAMAEREEYDALIALGCIIRGETYHFELVANESGAGVTRVALDHQLPIANAILTTENEAQALARQVDKGRDAARVAVEMALVLEQIG is encoded by the coding sequence ATGTTTGGTGCAGACAAAGGCACGGCAGGCGCGCTCGACGGCAAGCGCCTTCACATCGGCATCGTGCAGGCCCGCTTCAACGAGGCCATCACCGACGCCCTCTTCCAGGCCTGTCACGCCGAGCTGCTCGCCCTGGGCGTGCAGGAGAAAAACATCGCTCACGTGAAGGTGCCGGGCGCGCTCGAGGTGCCCGTGGTGCTGCAGGCCATGGCCGAGCGCGAGGAGTACGACGCGCTGATCGCGCTGGGCTGCATCATCCGCGGCGAGACCTACCACTTCGAGCTCGTGGCCAACGAGTCGGGCGCCGGTGTCACGCGCGTGGCGCTCGACCACCAGCTGCCGATCGCCAACGCCATCCTCACCACCGAGAACGAGGCCCAGGCCCTGGCGCGCCAGGTCGACAAGGGCCGCGACGCGGCGCGCGTCGCGGTCGAGATGGCCCTGGTTCTGGAGCAGATCGGCTGA